In the Leptolyngbya sp. 'hensonii' genome, one interval contains:
- the tkt gene encoding transketolase yields the protein MAVATQSLDELCINSIRFLAIDAVEKAKSGHPGLPMGAAPMAYVLWTQFMRFNPKNPQWFNRDRFILSAGHGCMLQYALLYLTGYDSVSLDDIKQFRQWGSTTPGHPENFETPGVEVTTGPLGQGICNGVGLAMAEAHLAAKFNKPDCQVVDHYTYVILGDGCNMEGVSGEACSLAGHLGLGKLIALYDDNHISIDGSTDVSFTEDVSKRFEAYGWHVQHVENGNTDLNAIAAAIEAAKAVTDKPSLIKVTTTIGYGSPNKQNTAGVHGAALGGDEIKATRENLGWAHEPFVIPEDSLNHFRKAVEQGATAESNWQKTLAEYKAKYAAEAAEFERMLSGQLPEGWEKSLPTYAPEDKALATRQTSEKTLNALAPAIPELIGGSADLTHSNLTLLKGFGDFQKGQYQNRNLRFGVREHGMGAICNGIALHNSGLIPYCATFLVFADYMRAAIRLSALSQAGVIYVMTHDSVALGEDGPTHQPVETIASLRVIPNLLVIRPADGTETSGAYKVAIANRKRPTLMAFSRQALPQLAGSSIEGVEKGAYTVLDCDGTPDLLLLATGSEVSLCIQAAEKLTAEGTKVRVVSMPCWELFDEQDAAYKESVLPKAVTKRLAVEAGSSFGWCRFVGTEGDTLSIDRFGASAPGGVCMEKFGYTVDNVVAKAKAVLG from the coding sequence AATTTATGCGGTTCAATCCCAAGAATCCCCAGTGGTTCAACCGCGATCGGTTTATTCTGTCTGCTGGCCATGGTTGTATGTTGCAGTATGCACTGCTGTATCTCACTGGCTATGACAGCGTCAGCCTGGACGATATCAAGCAGTTTCGTCAGTGGGGATCCACCACCCCTGGCCACCCAGAAAACTTTGAAACTCCCGGTGTAGAAGTAACGACGGGTCCTCTGGGCCAAGGGATTTGTAACGGTGTGGGTCTGGCCATGGCGGAAGCGCACCTGGCTGCCAAGTTCAACAAACCCGATTGTCAGGTGGTAGACCACTACACCTATGTGATTCTGGGTGATGGTTGCAACATGGAAGGCGTTTCAGGTGAAGCTTGCTCGCTAGCAGGGCACCTGGGATTGGGTAAGTTGATTGCCCTCTATGACGATAACCACATTTCGATCGACGGCTCCACGGATGTATCCTTCACGGAAGATGTCAGCAAGCGCTTTGAAGCTTACGGCTGGCATGTGCAGCACGTTGAGAATGGCAACACTGACCTGAACGCGATCGCCGCTGCTATTGAAGCTGCGAAAGCCGTAACAGACAAGCCCTCCCTGATTAAGGTGACCACCACGATCGGGTATGGCTCTCCCAATAAGCAGAATACAGCCGGGGTGCATGGTGCGGCTCTGGGGGGAGATGAGATTAAAGCCACCCGTGAGAACCTGGGTTGGGCACATGAGCCTTTCGTCATCCCCGAAGATTCCTTGAACCATTTCCGCAAGGCGGTGGAGCAGGGCGCAACCGCAGAATCAAACTGGCAAAAGACCTTGGCCGAGTACAAGGCCAAATATGCTGCAGAAGCGGCTGAGTTTGAGCGGATGCTGAGTGGCCAGTTACCGGAAGGCTGGGAAAAGAGTCTGCCGACCTATGCCCCCGAAGATAAGGCCCTGGCGACCCGCCAGACTTCTGAGAAGACCTTGAATGCCTTGGCCCCGGCTATTCCTGAATTGATTGGGGGGTCTGCCGATTTGACCCACTCTAACCTGACCCTGTTGAAGGGTTTTGGAGATTTCCAAAAGGGTCAGTACCAAAACCGGAACCTCCGCTTTGGCGTTCGGGAACATGGGATGGGCGCAATTTGTAACGGCATTGCCCTCCATAACTCTGGGTTAATTCCCTACTGTGCCACCTTCCTGGTCTTTGCAGACTATATGCGGGCTGCCATCCGACTCTCGGCCCTGTCTCAAGCCGGTGTCATCTATGTGATGACCCATGATTCAGTCGCTCTGGGTGAAGATGGTCCCACTCACCAGCCTGTAGAAACGATCGCCTCCCTGAGAGTCATCCCCAACCTGCTGGTCATCCGTCCAGCGGATGGCACGGAAACCTCCGGTGCTTACAAAGTGGCCATTGCAAATCGCAAACGTCCCACGCTGATGGCCTTCTCCCGCCAGGCCTTACCCCAGTTGGCCGGTTCTTCGATCGAAGGGGTAGAAAAGGGAGCCTATACCGTCCTGGATTGCGACGGTACTCCTGACCTGCTCCTGCTGGCCACCGGTAGCGAAGTTTCCCTGTGTATTCAGGCCGCTGAAAAACTGACAGCAGAGGGGACCAAAGTTCGAGTGGTCTCCATGCCCTGTTGGGAACTGTTTGATGAGCAGGATGCCGCTTACAAGGAGTCAGTTCTGCCCAAGGCTGTCACCAAGCGCTTGGCCGTAGAAGCAGGTTCTAGCTTCGGGTGGTGCCGTTTTGTTGGCACCGAAGGTGATACGCTCAGCATCGATCGCTTCGGCGCTTCGGCACCGGGTGGGGTGTGCATGGAAAAATTCGGCTACACCGTTGATAACGTCGTAGCCAAGGCTAAGGCAGTCCTGGGCTAA